agggcctccgttttggatatggagaccctcaagcccagcattcccatacggtccacggtgagagccgttccgacctcggcgaggcgtgccgcctcccgaaagtcccgcccagtcgccgtgacgagggtgtcgtcagcgtagcacaacacccccatcccgggaaggacgggagctcgcaggagccagtcgaaaccgacgttccacaggattgggccgagaaccgacccctgtggaacgccgcagcctacccgacgccggaccagcctcccatcgacccccgcccagaggacctccctgtcctggaggtacgcctccagcagcctcctgagataggtcggcaccccatggtatcggagtgcctcccgtatcgtctcgaaagggagactgttgaaggcgttcgccacgtcgagcgacaccgccaggacgacttgcccccgggccaccgcttccgtcgtccgagtcttcagggcgtccagggcgtcgaccgtcgaccggcccgccctgaacccgtactgagcctctgagagacccggaccgacctcctcgaggtgctgaacgagacgggctgcgaggaccttctcgaagagtttgcccgtctcgttcagcagcactattggcctgtatgccgaaggggaatccatcggccgaccttccttcggcaacaggaccaactttccttccttccaaggcttcggaaactgcccgctgcacaggcactcgtcgaacagctcccgaagccttgcacccaggaattccagggcgtcgcacagaacacgccctggaaccccgtccggacccggcgccgtgttcttggccctcaagcggccgagggccatctccatctcccgctccgtgatcaatggtggagccactgcgtcttcgatcacggagcggggggccatctgcggagggacatgctcgcctggatggggaaagagttccccgaccaggcgcaggaggagttccggcggcagcgtctcagtgacgggggcgccttgggtgcggaactttccgcgtacgccgcggtacgggcgcccccacgggtctcgattgagacccgccagaagctcctccctggccttctccttggccttgcttatcgccagctgcagatcttttttcaactggcgataagcgtccagcatctgtccctccaggtccgtgtcgaggccgttgcgccttcgacagcggacgtaggccctccgcgcccggcagcacgtcgcccgaaggtcggcgatttcgggcgaccaccaatagacgtgccggcgcggaaccctgcgccgggtccgaggcatggccgcatcgcagacctccttgagcgaactgcgcatgcggcccgccagctcctctgcgctggcgccctccgtcctccccgcggaaccccaccgctgcacgatggcggcctccttgaccagctctcgatcgacctggccgagagaccacctcggcagcgtagtcggcaccctctggggttccgccggcctgcgagaggtgaagatctcgaatcggatgtaccggtgatccgatagagtctccacctcctcctccactctccagtcgaccactctgcgtgcaacgacaggggtggcgaacgaaacgtccaccacggaacccccctgatgtcgcacgcaggtgtgaacctgccccctgttgagaagggacaggtcggagagcagggcccacacctggacggccctccctcgcggattcgtggcggggttgccccaggcacgcgactttgcgtttaagtcgccgagaaccagtatcggtttcggcgactgcctggccaccgcagctctgagTAAGCCGAGataagtctcgaactcagccaggctgcggttaggggagaagtacgtaccgacgacgacgtactccccccaccccaccactacgtatcccgagcccctctcgatgagtgagaggggggggcccgttccgctcctcgtgagaaccgccacggtgtcgtccgagtcccccagccagtgaggtaggggagggacgaagtagggctcgcaggccaccgccaggtctacctgcccctccgccatggactgcagcagaaggtcctgcgctccggcggagtggttcacgttcgattgtaggaagctcaggtgtgctggcatacttgattcttctgagcttcctccgtagcctggcggctttcctcgcgcggggcggtcctggttccttggaccgctttacccttcgtgatgggggggttgcaatccctggcccccatcaggtgcccagaaggcttgccggcctccgcgcagaccgcgcagcgcatcttggccgtgcattccgccgacttgtggccgtccgagccacagcggtagcacaggcctcccctctccgccttcgacgggcagagcgcccgtgtatggcccaggcccatacacttgtagcagcgcatagggcgctgctccacgacggccaccttggccgagctccacccgaCGAGGAGGCGACCGGCAGCGGCCAGCTTCTTCGCTGCCGTGAGGGGGCAGGTGACGCGGACCATCCCCATATAGCCGGGTCCGCGCTGCATCACTCCGCACTTCACCGCCTCGGAGGAGCAGTCACCGGCGCGCGCGATCGCCGCGGCCAGTTTCTCCAAGGTGACGGAGTCGTCGAGCCCCGTCACCTTCAGGTCGGCCTTCTTCACTGGCTGTGCGACATTGGCGACCCCGTCGAGCACGGTGCGGAGCTTCTCAGCCAGCTTCcctgcctgctccgcttgggcCCTCGGTATCTCGAGTACCCTGGCCCCTGTCGCAGTCCGTCTCACTTTCAGGCCGCCGCAAATGCCGAGGTCTTGGAGCTTCACTCCTTGCTCCGCCCTCTCAAGGACCTGAGCGTAAGTGACGCCCTTTTCCTCAGCCGCCGGCTGCAGCGTGAGCACGATGGCAGCCGTGCGCGGAGTGGCCAGCTTCGGCTTGGCCACCTGAGGCGTCTTCGGCGGCGCCTTTGTGGCCGTAGCGTCGGCGGAAGGGGTGGTCTTGCTCCCCTTCCTGCCCTTCTTCACCACCGTGGACCAGGACGTTTCCTTGTTCGGTGGTGTCTGGGACGTCGCCGGTGCAACCGGGGCGCTTACCGTCGCACATGGAGGGCCTGCGGTCGGCGATTGTGCCACTGGTGGGGCCGTTTTCCTGGCCTTATTCGGAATCGCCGGCTGACGGGCCGCCGACGCGTGAGACGGCGTCACCTCTTGCGGTTTATCTGCCGCGGAGGGAGGTCGCTGCATCCTCGCAGGGAGGCGCTCCTCCAGGCCCGCCAATTGGTCCTTCATCGCCGCGCCGATCGACCTGACGATGAAGTCCTTGAGCTCCTCCATCGAAGGAGCGCCTCGCGGGGTGTTGGCCGCCTCGGTCGCCGCTGCCACCGTGGTACGCATCTCCGCGTACTCACGGCGGTGGGCCTTTAGCTCCGCCTTGAGGTTTTCAACCTCCCTGTGCAGGCGGTTGTTGTCCGCCCGGAGCCTCCTGCTCTCCTCGGCCTCCGTCCGAGAGGCGAGGGCCTCGACCACACCCTCCAGAGAGGTCGCTGCGTCTtttagctttttaataaatcctcCTTTTAAGTTGGAGGATTTAAGAGCGACCTCTCGTATCTGGGCCGCATTTCGGCCAGCCTCCGCGCGGAGCTCCTCGGCGCTTAAGTCGGCTGGGTCTGCGATGTTTATTGCGGGGGTCGGCTCGTTGACCACCGGCGCCGCAGCCGGCGCCTTTTTAAAGGCTCGGCTGCGCAGGGTACGCTCGAAGGCGAGCTCCCTGTCTTCCTCCTCTTTCTTTTTTAGTTCAGCCCTAGCTTGGCTGAGCCCGTTCTTTGAGTTGCCGCGGCGGTCGGCAGTGAGTCTCGCCGAGTCGGAGTCCGAGTCGGAATCGTCATGGTCGACGAACCGGACCGAGGCGTCCGACGCTGTCTCCATATCGGAGTCCATAAAATTGCCTGAGGCTGCAGATTAAAGCGGCGTCCCGCAGGAAGTACTTGGGCCAGGGTGGCTCTAAGGCATCATTATTGATCCTCAGAGCCCGGGCTATCGGATAAGCCgataaaaatttttttgttgatttttaccctccctgttctatatatatattacagggcGGGTGGGAGGGcacaatttttcggttttcgaccgataactctcgaacggataggccgatccgggagattgagatgtcaacggatgcagagcagagggccccacaatcgcgccgaacacggaaaaaagatcgaaacaataataaaaaagatataaacgaaaaacttaaaaatagcttaaaaacagacaaaaacgggagatataagtaagttaaaagtggaattataattttaaaagtgagaactgagtgaggtatttttttcagatttttacgacaagaaatggagaaaaaattttgaaaaatgtacttcgaatatttagagtttcggatcgcttaagaagactttcaagagcgatccgattcttatagcgaataatcgatacagattctgtttgtaaaaattaatagctccggaacggagacgccgatccgggagtgagatgtctcgatggatgcagggcagagggccctacaaatgcgccaaagagcaaaacaagataagattacaaatgaacgaattaaaaataaaaaacagaaaaatataatgaaaaaaggtgaaaaatttttcggttttcgaccgataactctcgaacggataggccgatccgggagattgagatgtcaacggatgcagagcagagggccccacaatcgcgccgaacacggaaaaaagatcgaaacaataataaaaaagatataaacgaaaaacttaaaaatagcttaaaaacagacaaaaacgggagatataagtaagttaaaagtggaattataattttaatagtgagaactgagtgaggtatttttttcagatttttacgacaagaaatggagaaaaaattttgaaaaatgtacttcgaatatttagagtttcggatcgcttaagaagactttcaagagcgatccgattcttatagcgaataatcgatacagattctgtttgtaaaaattaatagctccggaacggagacgccgatccgggagtgagatgtctcgatggatgcagggcagagggccctacaaatgcgccaaagagcaaaacaagataagattacaaatgaacgaattaaaaataaaaaacagaaaaatataatgaaaaaaggtgaaaaatttttcggttttcgaccgataactctcgaacggataggccgatccgggagattgagatgtcaacggatgcagagcagagggccccacaatcgcgccgaacacggaaaaaagatcgaaacaataataaaaaagatataaacgaaaaacttaaaaatagcttaaaaacagacaaaaacgggagatataagtaagttaaaagtggaattataattttaaaagtgagaactgagtgaggtatttttttcagatttttacgacaagaaatggagaaaaaattttgaaaaatgtacttcgaatatttagagtttcggatcgcttaagaagactttcaagagcgatccgattcttatagcgaataatcgatacagattctgtttgtaaaaattaatagctccggaacggagacgccgatccgggagtgagatgtctcgatggatgcagggcagagggccctacaaatgcgccaaagagcaaaacaagataagattacaaatgaacgaattaaaaataaaaaacagaaaaatataatgaaaaaaggtgaaaaatttttcggttttcgaccgataactctcgaacggataggccgatccgggagattgagatgtcaacggatgcagagcagagggccccacaatcgcgccgaacacggaaaaaagatcgaaacaataataaaaaagatataaacgaaaaacttaaaaatagcttaaaaacagacaaaaacgggagatataagtaagttaaaagtggaattataattttaaaagtgagaactgagtgaggtatttttttcagatttttacgacaagaaatggagaaaaaattttgaaaaatgtacttcgaatatttagagtttcggatcgcttaagaagactttcaagagcgatccgattcttatagcgaataatcgatacagattctgtttgtaaaaattaatagctccggaacggagacgccgatccgggagtgagatgtctcgatggatgcagggcagagggccctacaaatgcgccaaagagcaaaacaagataagattacaaatgaacgaattaaaaataaaaaacagaaaaatataatgaaaaaaggtgaaaaatttttcggttttcgaccgataactctcgaacggataggccgatccgggagattgagatgtcaacggatgcagagcagagggccccacaatcgcgccgaacacggaaaaaagatcgaaacaataataaaaaagatataaacgaaaaacttaaaaatagcttaaaaacagacaaaaacgggagatataagtaagttaaaagtggaattataattttaaaagtgagaactgagtgaggtatttttttcagatttttacgacaagaaatggagaaaaaattttgaaaaatgtacttcgaatatttagagtttcggatcgcttaagaagactttcaagagcgatccgattcttatagcgaataatcgatacagattctgtttgtaaaaattaatagctccggaacggagacgccgatccgggagtgagatgtctcgatggatgcagggcagagggccctacaaatgcgccaaagagcaaaacaagataagattacaaatgaacgaattaaaaataaaaaacagaaaaatataatgaaaaaaggtgaaaaatttttcggttttcgaccgataactctcgaacggataggccgatccgggagattgagatgtcaacggatgcagagcagagggccccacaatcgcgccgaacacggaaaaaagatcgaaacaataataaaaaagatataaacgaaaaacttaaaaatagcttaaaaacagacaaaaacgggagatataagtaagttaaaagtggaattataattttaaaagtgagaactgagtgaggtatttttttcagatttttacgacaagaaatggagaaaaaattttgaaaaatgtacttcgaatatttagagtttcggatcgcttaagaagactttcaagagcgatccgattcttatagcgaataatcgatacagattctgtttgtaaaaattaatagctccggaacggagacgccgatccgggagtgagatgtctcgatggatgcagggcagagggccctacaaatgcgccaaagagcaaaacaagataagattacaaatgaacgaattaaaaataaaaaacagaaaaatataatgaaaaaaggtgaaaaatttttcggttttcgaccgataactctcgaacggataggccgatccgggagattgagatgtcaacggatgcagagcagagggccccacaatcgcgccgaacacggaaaaaagatcgaaacaataataaaaaagatataaacgaaaaacttaaaaatagcttaaaaacagacaaaaacgggagatataagtaagttaaaagtggaattataattttaaaagtgagaactgagtgaggtatttttttcagatttttacgacaagaaatggagaaaaaattttgaaaaatgtacttcgaatatttagagtttcggatcgcttaagaagactttcaagagcgatccgattcttatagcgaataatcgatacagattctgtttgtaaaaattaatagctccggaacggagacgccgatccgggagtgagatgtctcgatggatgcagggcagagggccctacaaatgcgccaaagagcaaaacaagataagattacaaatgaacgaattaaaaataaaaaacagaaaaatataatgaaaaaaggtgaaaaatttttcggttttcgaccgataactctcgaacggataggccgatccgggagattgagatgtcaacggatgcagagcagagggccccacaatcgcgccgaacacggaaaaaagatcgaaacaataataaaaaagatataaacgaaaaacttaaaaatagcttaaaaacagacaaaaacgggagatataagtaagttaaaagtggaattataattttaaaagtgagaactgagtgaggtatttttttcagatttttacgacaagaaatggagaaaaaattttgaaaaatgtacttcgaatatttagagtttcggatcgcttaagaagactttcaagagcgatccgattcttatagcgaataatcgatacagattctgtttgtaaaaattaatagctccggaacggagacgccgatccgggagtgagatgtctcgatggatgcagggcagagggccctacaaatgcgccaaagagcaaaacaagataagattacaaatgaacgaattaaaaataaaaaacagaaaaatataatgaaaaaaggtgaaaaatttttcggttttcgaccgataactctcgaacggataggccgatccgggagattgagatgtcaacggatgcagagcagagggccccacaatcgcgccgaacacggaaaaaagatcgaaacaataataaaaaagatataaacgaaaaacttaaaaatagcttaaaaacagacaaaaacgggagatataagtaagttaaaagtggaattataattttaaaagtgagaactgagtgaggtatttttttcagatttttac
The DNA window shown above is from Vanessa atalanta unplaced genomic scaffold, ilVanAtal1.2, whole genome shotgun sequence and carries:
- the LOC125076630 gene encoding protein MLP1 homolog, whose product is METASDASVRFVDHDDSDSDSDSARLTADRRGNSKNGLSQARAELKKKEEEDRELAFERTLRSRAFKKAPAAAPVVNEPTPAINIADPADLSAEELRAEAGRNAAQIREVALKSSNLKGGFIKKLKDAATSLEGVVEALASRTEAEESRRLRADNNRLHREVENLKAELKAHRREYAEMRTTVAAATEAANTPRGAPSMEELKDFIVRSIGAAMKDQLAGLEERLPARMQRPPSAADKPQEVTPSHASAARQPAIPNKARKTAPPVAQSPTAGPPCATVSAPVAPATSQTPPNKETSWSTVVKKGRKGSKTTPSADATATKAPPKTPQVAKPKLATPRTAAIVLTLQPAAEEKGVTYAQVLERAEQGVKLQDLGICGGLKVRRTATGARVLEIPRAQAEQAGKLAEKLRTVLDGVANVAQPVKKADLKVTGLDDSVTLEKLAAAIARAGDCSSEAVKCGVMQRGPGYMGMVRVTCPLTAAKKLAAAGVVEALASRTEADEARNLRADNSRMRREIDSLKAELKAHRREYAEMRTTVAAATEAANTPRGAPSMEELKDFIVTSIGAAMKDQLAGLEERLPARMQRPPSAADKTQMSQGPPPSISTARQDGGVGAPAKPRKAAALAAQTKPTACLPSAPAPATSQTPPNQETSWSTVVKKGRKGSKTTSSDAKTLPKTPQPAKSKLATPRSAAIVLTLQPEAVGKGVTYAQVLERAEQSVKLQDLGISGGLKVRRTATGARALELPKAQAEQADRLAAKLRTVLDGVADVVRPVKKADLKVTGLDDSVTLEKLAAAIARAGDCSSEAVKCGVMQRGPGYMGMVRVTCPLTAAKKLAAAGRLLVGWSSAKPGL